The DNA region AAAAAATAATAAGAACAATAGCTGTTACAAGTAAATCATCAATTACAAACGCAACAGCTCTTGATCTCATTGATGCTAATTGTAAATCATTTGTATCATTACTCATATAACTACTTTAATGCTTGATATGCAATATCAGTTCTGATTTTTTTCCCAGCAAAATGCACTTGACCACAAAGCTCATAAGCTCTATCTCTAGCTTCTTTAATACTATTCCCAAAACCAACACAAACAAGAACTCGTCCACCATCAGCCATTAGTTTCCCATCTTCTTTAGACACTCCTGCATAAGAAATATGAGAGTTATTTAATAAATCTAAATCTACTATATTGTCAATAATTATTTCAGCTGGAGTTGAACTTGAATATGGATAATTTTCGCTTGCCATTACAACACCAACACCAAACTCATTTTTTATTTTTATATCTAATTTATCAAGTTGCTTTGTTGCACCTTTATAAAATAATTCTGAAACTGGTGTTTCAAGTAAAGGCATTAAAATCTCACATTCAGGGTCACCAAATCTTACATTGTATTCTAAGATAATTGGTTCACCATTAACTACCATTACTCCAATAAAAAGAACACCTTCAAATGGAGCTCCTTCTTTTTTCATACCTTCTAAAGTTGGTATGATAACTCTATCTTCTACTTTTTGATAAATTTCATCATTAACTAATGGAGTTGGAGCATATGCACCCATTCCACCAGTATTTGGTCCTGTATCTCCATCACCTATTCTTTTGTGATCTTGTGCAGCTGGTAATACTACATAATTCTCACCATCACAAATAGCAAAAATTGAAAGTTCATAACCATCAAGAAATTCTTCAACAACTATTGAAGTTCCTGCATCACCAAAAGAAGTTCCTGCTAGCATATCAGATGCTGCATCTTTTGCTTCTTGGATACTTTGTGCAATAATTACACCTTTTCCACCACATAATCCATCTGCTTTTACAACAATTGGTACACTCATAGTATCAATAAAATTATGAGCTTCTTTTTCATCTTTTGTTTCTATAAACGCTGCTGTTGGTATGTTATATTTTTTTAATATATTTTTCATATAAACTTTTGAACCCTCTAATTGTGCTGCTGCACGACTTGGTCCAAAAATAGTTAAGTCATTTTCTTTAAATATATCAACAACACCATCTACTAAAGGAGCTTCTGGTCCTACAATTGTCAAATCTATTAAATTGTCTTTAGCCCACAAAGCTAATTCATTATAATCTTTAATATTAATATTTGTCCCTAAATTATCAGTAGCACCATTTCCTGGCATAAAAAATAAGTTATGCTCATTTTCTTTAGAGATTGCTAATCCAATAGAGTATTCTCTACCACCACTACCAAGTATTAATATATTCACGATTATTCCTTGTATTATTATTATTATAATTTATTAAATTTATTTGAATATCCAAGTAGCCGTTAACCATCAACTTGGCCCTAAAAAGCCAATAACTGCATATAAGAGGAGTACATTAGGAGCGAGAACATAATGAATCACTGCACACCATACTTCTACAATTACACGCACAAATACAGTATCGGACCCTCAACAATGGAAATCCCGTACTACTTAGATGGCGATATTCTATCTAAAGATGATTGAATTTGAGTTTAAAGTAAGTGTTGTTTTGCAAGTTTTATACATTCATCAATTGATGTTTTTTCACTTACATAATATTTAATATTTGAAGGCAAATATTTTGCAGTTGTTTTTCCAATTGCTATTGCAGTATAAGTATCACTCCATTTATAATTTTTAAAAAAACATTCTACACTTGAAGGTGCAGAAAATATAAAGACAGAACCTTCTTCAAGTATTTTAGTAGATTTTTTGCATGAAGTCTTATACGCAATTAATTCATCTACATCAATATCGTTTTCTTTTAAAATATTACTAATATTAGATACTGTTTTTAAAGCTCTAATATATAATACTTTTTTATTTTTAAGTAAGCAACTCAACTCTTTTGCAAACTCATTCCCATGAGATGAAACACCGGTAAAAATGAGATTTCCTCCATGATCTTTTATAATCTTTGCAGTTTTAGGAGCAATTGCATATGAAGGTATAGTTTTCCAAGATTTATTAAAAGAGTCAATAGAATATATTGCATTTTTTGATGTAAAAACCAATGCATCATATATTGATAAATCAATAGCAGATTCTAAATATTCAATACCAAAAACTTCTAAGTTTTCAATACCTTCATATTTTAAATTATTTAATAAATATATCTTAGACATTATGTTTTAAAGTTAATTTTTGAGTATAGTCAATAGCATCTTCAAGTTTAAAAAACATTTTATTTTTTGAAAAAGAGCCATCGGTATCAACATCAATAATATCTCTTTTATGTCCATGTTTTAAAACAAGTAATGTTTCAATATTTCTATTTTTTAATTTTGTAATCATATCTTCTAAAGTAAAAATAGCTGATATATCTAAAAATGAAACATTTTTACAATCAAGTATAACTTTTTTAAAAGAAGGTATATTATCTAATCTACTATCTAAATGCGAAACCGTACCAAAAAATAATGAGCCATCAATTTTAATAATTTCTATATTCTTATTTTTAATATCACAAAAACTTCTTTGTCTTTTTGCTTTTATTCTTGTATTTCTAGATATTTGATAAACTGCAAGAATTGATGCAATCGTTATACCAACACCTACTGCCATAATTAAATCTACAAAAATTGTAAGTAAAAAAACTGTTACCATTATAAGTAAATCTTGTCTTGATACCTTATTCATAATTCTTAAGAATTTATAATCTAAAATATCAAAACCAACTTTTATTAGAATACCTGATAAAACTGCAAGTGGGATTTGTGAAGCAAGTGGTGCTAAAAATAATATGATAATTAAAAGAGTAATAGAATGAACTACTCCAGATAATTTAGTTCTTCCTCCACTATTAATATTTATTACTGTACGCATAGTTGCCCCCGCACCTGGAATTGCACCAAAAAATGAACAAATTGTATTACCAATCCCTTGACCAATTAATTCTTTTTTGGGATTATGTTTAGTTTTAGTCATTGAATCAGCTACAAGCGAAGTTAGCAAAGAATCAATAGAACCTAATAATGCTAATGTAATAGCATAAGTAATAATAGTATCTAATTGTAATAAATCAAAAGAAAAGGGCAAAGTAAATTGAGGTAAACCTACAGGAATAGTTCCAATTGTATCAACATCATAAGCCATATAAATAGTAAAATATGTAACAACAAAAAGAGCTATTAATGCAGAAGGAACATATTTTGTAATAAATTTAGGAGTTAAAAACATTATTGCCAATGTTATATATGCAATAATTAATGCATGATTATCTGCATGTTTAACTGTGTCAAAAAGTTGTGATAGTGTATAAATAACTGAACTATATGATTCAACACCTAAAAATGGGTTAATTTGCAAAATTATGATTATTACCCCAACACCTGACATAAAACCTGAAATAACAGGATATGGAATATATTTAATCCACTTTCCAATACCAACTATTCCAAAAGAAATTTGGATTAATCCAGATAGAAAAATTATAGTCATTATAGTTGAAAAATCATTTGGGAATATTGCAATAGCAGATGCTATTACAACTGTCATAGGACCAGTTGGTCCAGAAATTTGAGTAGGAGTTCCTCCAAAAATTGCAGCAAAAAAACCTAATATAATTGCACCATACAATCCAGCAATAGCACCAGCCCCACTTGCAACACCAAAAGCTAAAGCCAATGGAAGTGCTACAACAGCAGCTGTAATACCAGCAAATATATCATTTTTTATATTCTGCATTAATGCTACTCCTTGAATTAACTATCTTCTTTTAAATATTCCTCATCACCCATTTTATCATTTTTCCCACGTGCTATAATATGAATTGGACAACCTTCAAAATTAAAATTATCTCTTAAGAAGTTAATTAAATATCTTTTGTAAGAAAAATGTAATAATTTCGGTTTGTTCATAACAAGAGCAATTCTTGGTGGTTTAGTTTCAAATTGTGTTGAATAATAAATTCTCAAATAAGCTCCATTTGGACTTGGTAGAGCATGTCTAATAGTTGCTTTTTCAATTACTCTATTAAGAGCTGATGTTGGAATTCTTTGTGTATAATTATTATATATTTCAATAATTTTATCTTTTAATCTATCTATAGAACGCCCAGTTTTAGCTGAAACTGCAATAATTGGAGCATAATAAAGAAATTTAAATCTTTCTCTAATTAATTCTTCCATTTTTTTGAAAGTTTCCATATTTTCATCCCATTTATTAAGAACGATTATAGTACCTAAGCCAAACTCATCAACTAATCCAGCAATTTTTTCATCAAGGTCTGTTAATTCTGTTGAAGCATCAAGAACTAATAAAGCAACATTTGCTTTTTCTAACATTTCTTTTGTTCTTAATAAAGCAAATTTTTCAATTCCTTCAATTCTCCCACGTCTTCTTAATCCTGCTGTATCTACAAAAGTAACACTTTTATCAGCATACTCATATACTTCATCAACAGGATCAATAGTAGTCCCTGCAATTGGAGATACAACTGATCTTTCTTGTCCTACAATTGCATTTAATATTGAAGATTTTCCAACATTAACACGTCCAATAATTCCTACTTTTATTTTATTATCAACTACAAAAGTATCAGGAGTTTCAACTTCTTCATCATCTAAAATAATATCTTCTTGAACTTCATACTCACCTAAATTATCGCTAGCTTCTATTTGGGCTAGTGGAAGGATGTGAGCTTCTGTTATAACTTCTTTAACTTCACTTGATTCTAATACTTCTTCTTCAACTTCAGGAAGATGTGAGTAAAGCCACATAAATAAATCTTTTGTACCTCTATTATGAGAAACTGAAACTCCAAATAAGTTTTCTTCACCAATTCCAAATTCAAAGAATTCCCAAAGTCTTTCTAATTCTTTATCATTATCAATTTTATTTACAATTAAAGCTAATTCTTTCCCTAATCTTTGAAGCTCATAAAATAATTCTTTATCTTTATCATCAGGTATATTTTTACCATCAACCATAAAAAGTATTATATCAGCCTCTTTTGCTGTTTCTATAGCTTTTCTTTTTACATTTGAAAATATTGCATCGTTTGTTTCATCAATACCACCTGTGTCAAGCATTAATGCTGTCTTATCCATAATAGTAACTTCATGTCTTCTAATATCTCTTGTTGTTCCAGCTATATCAGAAACAATTGCAATTCTTTTTTGTGCAATTCTATTGAACAAAGATGATTTTCCTACGTTTGGTTGACCAATAAGTGCAATCTTTTTTAATGTTTTATTCATAAATTTTTAATATCCTATTTGTATATTATTAAAATAAAAAAAGGCATTAGTCAGTAGACTAATACCTTCTTAATTGAAAATTCGAGATTAATATAATCCGAATTTTCCTTCCGTACTAGTTTTGTATAATACTCTCATATTATCGTCTTTATCATAAAATACTTTAAATTGAGCATCAGAAGACTTTAATTCTTTTAACGCTTCTTCAATATCAATTGGTTTATAAGAAATAAGTCTTACTGGAGTAATCTCATCTTCAAATCTTTCTAATTCACTTGCAATTTTATCTTCAATTACACTTGAATCAATCTCAGTTAACTTCGTAGCTTTATGAGCAGAAATTTTATCATGATGTCTTCTTAAAACTTTTGAAACTCTATCAACTGCAATATCAATTGCAGAATATAAATCTTTATCTTTTTGTTTAACAACAACAGTATCTAAATTAGCAACATTTATAGTAAATTCAAATGAAAATGCTTTTTTACCTTGTTTCTCTTCTTGTGAAATAATTGAATTTACAGAAATAATATCTAAGTTATATTTTTTAAATACGTCCACCGAGCTATTTATATATTCTTTTATTGGTTCAGTTAAATTTATATGTCTTCCTACAATACTTGTATTCATAACAAACTCCTTATAATAATTTATTTATTTTATCATAAATAAAATAAAATAAGGCTCTATATAACTTTAGAGTTGACTTAAAAATAATTATTTAGCCTAAAATCTCTCTATTACCTTTGATATTAGGCTCAGATAAGATTCCTGTTTGTTCTAATTGTTCTACAATAGTAGCTGCTCTGTTATAACCTATTCTAAGTTTTCTTTGAATATATGAAATTGAAGTTTTTTTATCATTTAAAACTACCATTTTTGCAGATTCGTATAATTCGTCTAAATCACCTAGTTCTGCACTTGTTGAAGTATTTGAAGAATTTTGAGAATTTCTATCTTTAATAAAATTCATATCGTACTCTACATCTCTTTGATCTTTTAAGAAATCAACAACTTTTTCAATTTCATCTTCACTTGACCATGGAGCATGAATTCTAACAAGCCCTGACATCCCAGGAGGTGTAAATAACATATCTCCACGACCAAGTAATGATTCAGCACCCATTGAATCTAAAATGATTTTAGAATCAATTTTTTGCCCTACTTTATATGAAAGCCTACTTGGAAGATTTGCTTTAATAAGACCTGTTACTACATCAACAGAAGGTCTTTGTGTTGCTACAATTAAGTGAATACCAGAAGCTCTTGCCATTTGGGCAAGTCTTGCTATTGAGTATTCAACATCTTTCCCACTTGTCATCATTAAATCTGCTAACTCATCAATTACTACAACTATATAAGGAAGTGTATCAAAACCTTCTTTTTTACCTTTTTCATTATAGTTTTCAATATTTTTTGTTTTTGTTTGTGACATTAATGTATAACGTCTTTCCATTTCTGTCACCATATTTGCAAGTGCATTAATAGCATCCCCTGCTTTTGTAATAACAGGAGTTAATAAATGAGGAATATCATTATACATAGAAAACTCAAGCATTTTTGGATCAATCATTACAAGTTTTAAATTATCTGGTGAATTCTTATATAATAATGATAAAATCATAGAATTAATACCAACAGATTTACCTGAACCTGTTGTTCCTGCAATAAGCAAGTGTGGTAATTTTTTTAAATCTGTAATAAAGGGTTTTCCAACAATATCTTTTCCTAGAATCATTGTTAATGGTGATTTAGAATTTTGAAATAAATCACTTTCTAACATCTCTTTTAAATATATTGTTTGTGTATCTTCATTTGGAACTTCAATCCCAACAACATCTTTTCCAGGAATTGGAGCTTGAATTCTAATAGTTTGAGCTTTTAAAGCCATTGCTAAGTCATCTTGTAAATTTAAAATTTTAGATACTTTTACATTTGGTGCTGGTTTAAACTCAAAAGTTGTTACAACAGGTCCTGTATAAGTTCTTACAACATCACCTTCGATTTTGAACATTGAAAGTTTATCTAATAAATCAGATATTTTTTGATCAATAACTGCTTCAGATACTTTTGATTTCTTTTCTACTGGAGTTGCTTGAAAAAACTTTGTAGGAGGCAATTTAAAATCTTTAGGTTTTTCTGTTTCACCTACTTCTATTTCATCTAAAAGCTTTTTATTTTCTTCTAACTCTTCTACTATTATTCCATGTGCTTCATTTTGTTCTTCAACTATCTCTTCTTTTTTTGTATTTGATTCTTCTTTTTTTACTTCTTCAATTATTTCAGCAATTTCAACTTCATCATTACTTCTTTGCACATTATTCTTAACTTTTGTTTTATTAGAAGTTGATGATTTAACAGTAGGCATTTCCATAATTATTTCAGCTGTATCACCATTTTCTCTTACTGAAACTTTTTCATCTTTTCTTTTTTCTTTTCTATTGTTTTCAATTCTTTTAATTTTATTAGAGTTCTCAAATTTTAGTTTTCCTATAATTTTTTCAATATCCATTTCGGAATTTTCAAAGATAACTAAAAAAGATATTATAAAACCTACTAAAACAAAAATATAAAGTCCAGCATTACCAATAAATGGGCTTAAACTATCAACTAATATATTTCCTATTTCACCACTATAAATTCCATCTGTAAGAACTAATGATTGGAAGATTAGTGATACAAAGAGTACAATTAAGACTATAATAATATTTAATACTAAATCTTTTCCTCTTATATTTTCTTTAAAATTTATTATATATAAAGGATAAATAAATAGTAATAAATATATATAAGATAGAAAACCAAAGTATATATGAGAGTTTTTAGCAAATATAAACCCTACTTTCCCAACTATATCTTTAGTACTATAAAATGTAGAAAATTCAAAATAAACAATAATAAATAAAACGATTAAAGATATAATTTTTTTAGCTATGACAGAGCCTTTATTTTATTAATTTAGCAATTTTACTTTGTAATTTAAGCCATTTTCTATGCTCAAATAAAGGAAAACCAGCCCAAGATTTTTTAGGATCTGTAATATTTTTTGTAACACCACCACGTGCTGCAATTGTTGTAAATGGAGCAACTTCTAAATGTCCTGCTGTTCCACTTTGTCCACCCATTATTACATAATGATTAAGCGTTGTAGAACCAGAAAGTCCAACTTGACCTGTTAAAATACATCCTGTTCCAATTTTACAATTATGCCCAATATGTACAAGGTTATCAATTCTTACACCATCTGAAATTATAGTTGATTTAAATGCAGCTCTATCTATTGCTGTATTTGCACCAATTTCTACATCATTACCAATTTCTACATTACCATTTTGGTAAATCTTTACATATTTACCTTCTTTAGTGTTTGCAAAGCCAAAACCATCACTTCCTATTACAGTTCCTGCATGAATAATACAATCAGAACCAATATTACAGTCTCTATAAACTACAACATTTGGATGAATAATAGTATTATTACCAATTTTTACATTATCACCAATATAAGCACCTGCCATTATTGTACATTCAGAACCAATAACTGAACCTTTTCCTATATAAACATTTGGCATAACTTTTGTAAAACCACCAATTATTGGTTTTTCACCTTCAATTTCTATCACATCAGGAGCAAAAAGTTTCGATAATTTAGCAAGATTTAAGTATGGTTCATCACAAATAAGTGCAATTGTTCCAGTAGGAACTTCATTTGCAAACTCTTTATGTATTAAAACTGCTGCTGCTTTTGTTTTTCCTAAGTCATTTAAATATTTTTTATTTTCTAAAAATGTGATTTCTGTTTGTGTAGAATCTAGTAAAGTACTTAAACCTGATATTTCTTTTGCATTATCACAATCAATTCCTATTGATTGAGCTATTTTTTGTAGAGTCATTTGTTATCCTTTTATAGGATAAGATAAGAAAAAGTTTTCTTATCTTTCCATTGCTACAATACCACTTCTTACGACTTCAAGTGGATTGAATTTTTCCATTACTTTAATAAAGTTCATAATTCTTTCACTTGAATCAGTCGCCGAAACAATTATAGCTTCATCTGTAACATTTTGAATTGAACCATTATAAGCACGTGCAATTACATCAATGTCAGATAATTCATTGTTAATAGAGAACTTAATTAAAACAGTATCTTTTTCAACAACATTTTTGTGTTCATTAACTTTTAATACTGGTATTAATTTATTTAATTGTTTTACAATTTGATCAATTACTCTTTTATCACCAGTTGTAACAATTGTCATTCTAGAATATTCGCTACCTTCCATTGGTGCTACTGTTAAAGAGTCAATATTATAACCACGAGCAGAAAATAATCCAACAATTCTTGATAATACATTATGTTCATTCATAACAACAACAGATATTACTTGTCTAGTTGTTTCTACATCGTAGTAGTGATTAAAATTATTCATTATTTCCCCTCTTCTATTAAAGTCATTTCATTTAAAGCATGACCATTTGGTACCATTGGAAGTACTTCTTCATCTCTTGCAACAATAACTTCAATCATTGCAGGTCTTTTTTGTTTAATAGCATCTCTTAATGCTGCATCAA from Poseidonibacter antarcticus includes:
- the purD gene encoding phosphoribosylamine--glycine ligase gives rise to the protein MNILILGSGGREYSIGLAISKENEHNLFFMPGNGATDNLGTNINIKDYNELALWAKDNLIDLTIVGPEAPLVDGVVDIFKENDLTIFGPSRAAAQLEGSKVYMKNILKKYNIPTAAFIETKDEKEAHNFIDTMSVPIVVKADGLCGGKGVIIAQSIQEAKDAASDMLAGTSFGDAGTSIVVEEFLDGYELSIFAICDGENYVVLPAAQDHKRIGDGDTGPNTGGMGAYAPTPLVNDEIYQKVEDRVIIPTLEGMKKEGAPFEGVLFIGVMVVNGEPIILEYNVRFGDPECEILMPLLETPVSELFYKGATKQLDKLDIKIKNEFGVGVVMASENYPYSSSTPAEIIIDNIVDLDLLNNSHISYAGVSKEDGKLMADGGRVLVCVGFGNSIKEARDRAYELCGQVHFAGKKIRTDIAYQALK
- a CDS encoding uroporphyrinogen-III synthase, with the translated sequence MSKIYLLNNLKYEGIENLEVFGIEYLESAIDLSIYDALVFTSKNAIYSIDSFNKSWKTIPSYAIAPKTAKIIKDHGGNLIFTGVSSHGNEFAKELSCLLKNKKVLYIRALKTVSNISNILKENDIDVDELIAYKTSCKKSTKILEEGSVFIFSAPSSVECFFKNYKWSDTYTAIAIGKTTAKYLPSNIKYYVSEKTSIDECIKLAKQHLL
- a CDS encoding SulP family inorganic anion transporter — encoded protein: MQNIKNDIFAGITAAVVALPLALAFGVASGAGAIAGLYGAIILGFFAAIFGGTPTQISGPTGPMTVVIASAIAIFPNDFSTIMTIIFLSGLIQISFGIVGIGKWIKYIPYPVISGFMSGVGVIIIILQINPFLGVESYSSVIYTLSQLFDTVKHADNHALIIAYITLAIMFLTPKFITKYVPSALIALFVVTYFTIYMAYDVDTIGTIPVGLPQFTLPFSFDLLQLDTIITYAITLALLGSIDSLLTSLVADSMTKTKHNPKKELIGQGIGNTICSFFGAIPGAGATMRTVININSGGRTKLSGVVHSITLLIIILFLAPLASQIPLAVLSGILIKVGFDILDYKFLRIMNKVSRQDLLIMVTVFLLTIFVDLIMAVGVGITIASILAVYQISRNTRIKAKRQRSFCDIKNKNIEIIKIDGSLFFGTVSHLDSRLDNIPSFKKVILDCKNVSFLDISAIFTLEDMITKLKNRNIETLLVLKHGHKRDIIDVDTDGSFSKNKMFFKLEDAIDYTQKLTLKHNV
- the der gene encoding ribosome biogenesis GTPase Der, whose product is MNKTLKKIALIGQPNVGKSSLFNRIAQKRIAIVSDIAGTTRDIRRHEVTIMDKTALMLDTGGIDETNDAIFSNVKRKAIETAKEADIILFMVDGKNIPDDKDKELFYELQRLGKELALIVNKIDNDKELERLWEFFEFGIGEENLFGVSVSHNRGTKDLFMWLYSHLPEVEEEVLESSEVKEVITEAHILPLAQIEASDNLGEYEVQEDIILDDEEVETPDTFVVDNKIKVGIIGRVNVGKSSILNAIVGQERSVVSPIAGTTIDPVDEVYEYADKSVTFVDTAGLRRRGRIEGIEKFALLRTKEMLEKANVALLVLDASTELTDLDEKIAGLVDEFGLGTIIVLNKWDENMETFKKMEELIRERFKFLYYAPIIAVSAKTGRSIDRLKDKIIEIYNNYTQRIPTSALNRVIEKATIRHALPSPNGAYLRIYYSTQFETKPPRIALVMNKPKLLHFSYKRYLINFLRDNFNFEGCPIHIIARGKNDKMGDEEYLKEDS
- the hpf gene encoding ribosome hibernation-promoting factor, HPF/YfiA family; the protein is MNTSIVGRHINLTEPIKEYINSSVDVFKKYNLDIISVNSIISQEEKQGKKAFSFEFTINVANLDTVVVKQKDKDLYSAIDIAVDRVSKVLRRHHDKISAHKATKLTEIDSSVIEDKIASELERFEDEITPVRLISYKPIDIEEALKELKSSDAQFKVFYDKDDNMRVLYKTSTEGKFGLY
- a CDS encoding DNA translocase FtsK 4TM domain-containing protein, whose translation is MAKKIISLIVLFIIVYFEFSTFYSTKDIVGKVGFIFAKNSHIYFGFLSYIYLLLFIYPLYIINFKENIRGKDLVLNIIIVLIVLFVSLIFQSLVLTDGIYSGEIGNILVDSLSPFIGNAGLYIFVLVGFIISFLVIFENSEMDIEKIIGKLKFENSNKIKRIENNRKEKRKDEKVSVRENGDTAEIIMEMPTVKSSTSNKTKVKNNVQRSNDEVEIAEIIEEVKKEESNTKKEEIVEEQNEAHGIIVEELEENKKLLDEIEVGETEKPKDFKLPPTKFFQATPVEKKSKVSEAVIDQKISDLLDKLSMFKIEGDVVRTYTGPVVTTFEFKPAPNVKVSKILNLQDDLAMALKAQTIRIQAPIPGKDVVGIEVPNEDTQTIYLKEMLESDLFQNSKSPLTMILGKDIVGKPFITDLKKLPHLLIAGTTGSGKSVGINSMILSLLYKNSPDNLKLVMIDPKMLEFSMYNDIPHLLTPVITKAGDAINALANMVTEMERRYTLMSQTKTKNIENYNEKGKKEGFDTLPYIVVVIDELADLMMTSGKDVEYSIARLAQMARASGIHLIVATQRPSVDVVTGLIKANLPSRLSYKVGQKIDSKIILDSMGAESLLGRGDMLFTPPGMSGLVRIHAPWSSEDEIEKVVDFLKDQRDVEYDMNFIKDRNSQNSSNTSTSAELGDLDELYESAKMVVLNDKKTSISYIQRKLRIGYNRAATIVEQLEQTGILSEPNIKGNREILG
- the lpxD gene encoding UDP-3-O-(3-hydroxymyristoyl)glucosamine N-acyltransferase, coding for MTLQKIAQSIGIDCDNAKEISGLSTLLDSTQTEITFLENKKYLNDLGKTKAAAVLIHKEFANEVPTGTIALICDEPYLNLAKLSKLFAPDVIEIEGEKPIIGGFTKVMPNVYIGKGSVIGSECTIMAGAYIGDNVKIGNNTIIHPNVVVYRDCNIGSDCIIHAGTVIGSDGFGFANTKEGKYVKIYQNGNVEIGNDVEIGANTAIDRAAFKSTIISDGVRIDNLVHIGHNCKIGTGCILTGQVGLSGSTTLNHYVIMGGQSGTAGHLEVAPFTTIAARGGVTKNITDPKKSWAGFPLFEHRKWLKLQSKIAKLIK
- the ilvN gene encoding acetolactate synthase small subunit; the encoded protein is MNNFNHYYDVETTRQVISVVVMNEHNVLSRIVGLFSARGYNIDSLTVAPMEGSEYSRMTIVTTGDKRVIDQIVKQLNKLIPVLKVNEHKNVVEKDTVLIKFSINNELSDIDVIARAYNGSIQNVTDEAIIVSATDSSERIMNFIKVMEKFNPLEVVRSGIVAMER